The window CGCCGGCAACTCCCACCATCTGTCATTGTTAGAGTGACCTAAATCAATCAGTTTTCTTCATCTTTTAGTGGTGGAGTTTCAATGTTGTTAAATTTCCTTGCAGGTATCTATCCATTTGACATCAAATGTCAAGAACTTTTAAATGTTGATAGTTCATCATGTTTCGAAGTTTAGTTTTGAGTTGTGTACTGTTGTAGGAAGGTCTATCTTCAAGTCGTTAAAATGTAATATTCTTGATTTTTCTTTCACTATTTATGCTAGAAATGTCTTTGTTTTGTGTATGATTTTTGGttagtttaaaacattatcaTTTGATTCCTTTCATTATTTTCGTTTTTGATGacaactttattttttatttttatttttattttttttgcagaTCCGACCATAAGTCAGTGATCTATCGAGTTGTCGTTTTGACGATTTTCTTTTTATGGTATATTGATGAATATTTTTTTAGATCAGACCTGCACTGCTATCCAATAATGAACCCTAAACAGTAGGTCAAATAAGAAGTATACCTAGTTTGtgtttcctttttcttttcttcCATATTACTTTTCCTCAGTCTTTCTAactatatatgtgtatgtatttaACTATTTATTTGAGAAATAGTCttgattttgtgtgtgtgtttacctCTAATTGTATGTGTTTGTGTTTTTTTTACTTTGTTCCAGTGATTTTTGATGTGGGTTTTGAAAGAAAATCAACCATGTGCATAGTAGAAGTTTGGTGATGAGGAATTGTAAGTAATGTTCTCACGTTTtctaaagatttttttttctgttaCTAATTTGTATTTACTTCCCTTTCCATTTCAATAGATCAGATTAGTTGCAATTGTTTCCTTTGGTGTAGTTGTGTGTgtatggttgtgtgtgtgtgtgtgggagggggggggggggtaaacaAAAATTTGGGTTAGGTTTAAATGCAAAAATACTAATCTACTTTCAtggatttgtttattataacatcctactttcaaGGAATTGTTTCTTTGAAGTGAAGTTTATCTACTTCCATAGATTTTTTATTGCTTTGTGTTTTCATGGTACTTCTATAATTTCTGCCTTTTTACCATGAAAACTCAAAAACCCTTGCCATGCCATTGATTTAAAACTCTTTTCCTTTTGGATTATCTTTTTTAGCTTGCTTCtattttgacatgtatttagtTGGCTAATGTAAGGGAGGTTTAAGAATAAATTTCTACACATCTTAACACATGAGAAGTAAAACATCAGAAGTTGTTGGTTATTGATGCGTTTGAAATACAAAGTGGGGCTGTTGGGTTTTCTTATTTTTAAGGAGAATCTGTTTGATTAATCCTGGAACTCAAGTAAAAGAGTCAAGTATGGTgtagttttaaaaaatattttcaggTTTATTGTTTTTTATTGTTATTGTTTATTGACTTAATTGAGATCTCATTCCGAAGGtttgattttaatattttttttgttgttgatgCCAGATATGATGTGGAATTGGAATTTGAGATTCCATTCCATGGAGTATTTTGTTGTCAAATGGTTGCAAGTCATGTCCGTAGCCCCTTCTTGATCTGCTTGGGTGCTGTTGTTGATGTTAAATTTTTTTAGAGTAATGACGATTATGCCCTTGCATGTTCTTTGTTTGATTTTTCCATTAGAGTTGTGTAAGTCTTAACAACAGTGGGTTCTGTTGCTACCGGTAAACACTAATTAAAGGAAAAAACAATCACATGGCATTCTTCTTTGCCCCATAAAACCTATTTCCTATTTTCTTTTGTTATACCTCTGCAACCAAGAAATCGAAAACCCTCATCgttcttttattttcttattgGTTTGAAACCCGCAGGTGGTTTCCGGTGCTTTGTTCTCGGTTTTTTAAGGTGCTTTTAATGGTGATGAAGGAAGTTGGTGGAGGATGCTGTAATCTGTAAAGAAGAATGTGAAACCAATCGACAATGGCGATTAGTGATGGTGTGATGTGGGTGGTCTTTCAGCTAGGAGTGGGTGTTGACAGAGGTGCTTGGAAATGATGATAGTAGGTGGTGTTGCTGGTGGTATAACGTGGCGATAGTGGCAGGTTTTTGCTGTTACTGTAATGGTGGTTCTCCAGCAGCATTGTGGGGCAGAAtttgatgaaaaatgaaaaatcagTTGAggctcttgaatatttggaacATGATATAAACTAAGTATTGATGTTTTTAGGATTCATTGGTTAAGTCTTCGTTAACATTACGACTTACACAACTCCAATGGTATTTGTGAGTGGCAGTAGTTGCATGTATATCTCTATGTGTGTGTGAAATGAATTATACATATTACTGTATAAGTTTGTGAATATGTATCTGAAGGTGTCTCTATCTATGCATGTGTCTGAGTGTTGATGTATTTACACTGTCTATGTAGATGATGATGTATATGTCTGATGAATGTTGATATATATTTACACCGGTGTATCAtatacacgtggatataaaaatTTGTTGATGATTGCGATTTTCCATTTGAAGATTTTATCAAACTTGTGGGTGTAAAATGAAAAAGATTGTAATATTTCAAAATTCTAGCACAACACCAATCTCTAACTTACTACAATGCAAGTAATTAATTCCTTATAAACACCCATGGATGAATAAGTGATTAACTCTTTAGGACAGTTCCTTCTTTGATTGATTATCATAATATGTGGAAGGAATGGAGTCCAACTGTGGAGGAATAAGTGGTTATTCTTTGGGACAATATTCATTGGAATCTTGAATGAGCTATGACTCATTGATGATACATAAATGGAATATTGATTCTAATACTACAGAAACTATATAGAAAACTATACACTATCATATGACAATGTATTCATCTTATTAGAAaactttttaacttatatatatcaAATCTAATCCTAGATATCGAAAATGTTATGTtattacaattatatatatataataagcgTGAATATATATCAACAAATAGGAACAAAAATGTAATAGTAATAAATTATATAAGTGTAATCATAACAAACGATGATGTAATAAGAAAAGTCAAAACATGTTTTTTATTTGCATCTCAAAATGAAGAAAAAAGATGAGAATTGTTTAATAAAAAGTTAAATTGGtataaacaaattttttttaatgtgtAGTAGGAGCAATAGAAAACGAATACACaactttttataattatttaggTTGTATGTGAAAAatgaatatttaattttttatactTACTTTGgttgaaattcaaaaaaaaaagatttttctaTGTTCAAGAAACAAAAAGTAAAGTTGTAAATCACTATTGATCTAGAAAAGTCAAAGGCTATCAATGCCAACATATATAAAAAACAAGTGGGACATTAAGGTTTCCTGAGATGTATAAACTATTATTTGAGGTATGGGATTAAACTATCATACCTACatcgctttttttttttttttttttttttttttttttttttttttttttatacatttagCCTATTTAGGTGCTAACtacaataattataaatatacATTGATTGGTTTTCCTTTTTAAGCTTTTTGTTGGTGAAAAACAACCAATATAATTAGTATGTATATGTTGCATAAACTTTTTTATAAACGTTAATAATTtgagtgtttttttttcttgaaaaattaaaaagataTCTGTGCGAGACAATATAGACATAAAGATTTTCCTAAAAAAATGACATGGAATCCAAGCTCAAATAATTGGAATCCTGAGAACATGGATTAATGTGACGTTGTTTGGTTTCTTATAATCTCGTTGAAGAGAACCATACTACCTTCAAATACTTTTATCACATATTAGTGGCCCTACATGTTTTGAAGATCTGTACACTGTCAACAACGTAAAACACCAAATTATTTGCGCAAAATATCTAATCGCCTCTAAAAActaatttctaaaaaaaaaataactattctcacccgtcgcttggcgcgggtaaagggctagtatatatatatatatatatatatatatatatatatatatatatatatatatatatatatatatatatatatatatatatatatatatatatatatatatatatatatatatatatatatattacttaacaaattgtttgaaatttgTAGACAACCACTTAAATAGAAGGCACGTTTCTATGACAGAAAACATAGTACAGGGACTGTTTTGGGAGTTTTAAACTAAGGATGTAAAGATTCTCTATAAAGGAAACAAAGATTAGGTCAGTTATCATTCACTTTCCCAGTTTCCCCTCTTAATTATCTTTTCATTTTCCGATGGCTGAAAATTCATGCATACAAGCATTGATACAATCAATTATATTCGTAATGTCCGGTTACTTTACAGTCCTACTTTTATCCCGTAACCGTCCTACCATTTACCTCGACAATTTTAATATTGTTTCACTGCGAAACACATCCAGTTCGTCGACAAACACCGCAATCTATTTGGAACTAAGAGTCCAGAATGAGAACTCGTGGATAGGCGTTTACTACGAGGATCCTCTAAATCTCACCATCACTTATTTGCAATCAACTATATCAACAGGCAGCAATGTTATCATCGAACGATCTACCATTAAAGGCTTTTATCAAGGGAACGGAGAGGTTAAACATATCCAAGCATCTGTGGTGATTCAAGACTTGTTTTCAACGACTGAACGACCAAGGAGACTGGGTGAGACGAACATTATGATGTATGGTCCATCGAAAATGATCGACTTCGTAATAGATTTGGAGGCCGATATAAAGTTCAAGTCTATTGAGAACAAAAAGTCTCATCTGACGATGCAATCTACTGTGGAGGTTAGCGACTACACTGGGACGTCTGTTCTAAAGACTATTCAAATGAAATACACTTCTGGATCGAATAAGTGGGGAGTTTGGCGGTGGGTACTTGCAGTTCCTCTGGTTAGTTTGATACAGGGTCTTTTAAGTCTCGCTTTTTTGTTAGCTTTTCTGTTCCTGTCCTTTGTTTCTCTTGTGTGAAACGATCAGCCTACCTAATGTTAGAACCCAAATTTAATTTGAATATATGATGTTAAGAGCATCCACTATATATTGTGTAATACTAATCATCTTTCAATTGTGCACATGAGCATTTGTAATGGACACCACATCAACGAAATATCAACGAAATATACGCATCAAAATTTTTCATACAAACATATTTTAAAAGTTAATCATAAAAACTGTACGCGTTAAGAATTAACAAATATAATAATGTATGGTTATTTaactaaacataaaaataaaaaatagagaaTTCTAGACGAAGACTTAAAAAGAAATCTGTCCCACTTGGTTTATTTGAAAGGCTTTCAACAATTGAAAGGAAGTTTTGAGTGGCTTTCAAATTTTACTTGCAATGCATTTGCAAGAAGCAAAGTCGATGCTCTAAGAGCATCCACACCGGATGTTTAATGTCTTCCAAGAAAATACCAACTCAAACATAATTCATTAGTGGCATTAAAATAGTTATAAAAAAAATCCACACCGGTGATTGTTATATTAAAATAGTAATATAAAATTACTTACAAGACTTGCAAGCCTTGCCGATATAGACATAACAAATCCAAGTGGCATTAAAAACTATCTTAGTGACATTGCAAGTTCTTTTTGAAAGACCGATGTGGGTGGCCTAAGGTGTCAATCTGAGATGACATTCAAATTTTACTTGCAATGCATTTGCAAGAAGCAAACTCGATGCTCTAAGGTGTCAATCGTTGAGCTGATGATATTAGTTAAATCGGTTTTCAAATTAGTCAGTTGTTTGACATTTCAAAATTAAGCGTAGCCAATCGAATAAGATTTTTTACACTGGCTTTCGGTTATTCGATTTCGGTTTATTCACTTTGGTTTACCAGTTAAATGAAATATGATTTCACTTGAGCAACATCAAAATTTTCGTTCACAAGCATGTAGTGAACAAACCATTAGGAGATAGCAACCATCTCTATCCACCGATGAAAGATGAAAGCTGACACAATAAATGAAGAAAGCAATTGAAGCAGTTTGACTAAACTGGAAACTTGTAGATGTGTTTCTAGGATTCTTTTTCGGTGCAATTTCACTTCAAAATTCCCGAATCCGAGAGAGTCACCCGTTCCAAATTATGTCAGTTTTTATGGTCTCAAGGCTTATAGTTTATTGAATTTGTACCTAGAGTGACCAAAACTAATTATTGTTTATTTTTAGCCTCCATCACCGTTTGTCAAGTAAAAGTAGATCGGTTTCTTTAAAGCTTCCAACAATAGCAACAACAACGTTTTCTACCTAAGATGTTTTTTGTACAAAGAACATGTAATTGATGTGTTTTGTATGCAACTATACACTAGATTTAGGAAACGGAAGCATTCAAATATAATTCTACGTGTACATGCACcatagatctaggttttactatTAAGGAAACGTACTTTCAAAACTACGAAAAAACAATCTAACAAAAGAGAAAGAATACCAACCTTTCAAGTATAATAGTATATACATATATGCACTCGAAGATCACGAACA of the Lactuca sativa cultivar Salinas chromosome 6, Lsat_Salinas_v11, whole genome shotgun sequence genome contains:
- the LOC122194853 gene encoding protein NDR1 gives rise to the protein MSGYFTVLLLSRNRPTIYLDNFNIVSLRNTSSSSTNTAIYLELRVQNENSWIGVYYEDPLNLTITYLQSTISTGSNVIIERSTIKGFYQGNGEVKHIQASVVIQDLFSTTERPRRLGETNIMMYGPSKMIDFVIDLEADIKFKSIENKKSHLTMQSTVEVSDYTGTSVLKTIQMKYTSGSNKWGVWRWVLAVPLVSLIQGLLSLAFLLAFLFLSFVSLV